ATCTGTGAAATGTGAATTAACTGCAGAATGCCAGGCCATTAGTCTAAAAGGCTATGTATGGCTGTCTTAGCCTATGTTCAGTCAAAGGATTTGTGTGATGCATCATGGGGAAAGATTCTTCGGGAACCATTAGAGCTTTCCAGGCCTACTTGCTCTTGTGCATCAGCCCACAGCTAGGAATGCCAGAGAAGCAATTAATAAAACTGCTTGATCAGCCTGGTAAGACAAACAGGAATGACTGTACTTCATGGTATGCACCTGAACTACAGAGACAAGAAAAGGACAGTGATGGGTGGGTGACAGAtgggaaatttttttctcatttttacaaCAGCAGCAGATTTCAACGCAACGTAATTACTTTAATGATGCATATCTGTAGGTACCAAATTGCTCTTCTGATTTAAAAAGCTGGTCAAACAAGTGTTTGGCAGTCCTTTTATTACCCAGTTTCAATTGTTGCTTATTCATCTATCAGCTCTCATTCCCTAAGCCATTTCTGCCTTTGTTGAACCGTGAATGAGTTCAGTCAGCCATCGTCAGATTCAAATTCATGAGACACTTCTTCCGATGAGCTGTTCCTGTGGATCCGGCCATCACTTTTCATGCTGTGAAAAGTCTTCTTAAAGGCCTCCATCATGGCATGGGCCAGCTTCTTGGCCTCCAGCTTGCTCTCACACTCCACAGCGTGGCAGTCCATCTGGTAGGACAGGTCATCGTTGATCTCCCGATAGACCCAAGCGAAGATGTTTGGGCTGACGTTGTGGTCAGCAGTGCAGTAGGCTATGCGTGCTACCTGAAAGGTATCCATGTGCACTGTCGCCTCACCTTTGAGGTCCAGATGATGCAGCCAGACTTGGAAAGGGCGAATTTCCAGAAGGGCATTAGCAGGGTAAACATCCTCCCTGGTGAGTGTGTGCTTCTTCCACAATTCAATGACTGGTTTTTCTGTGCAGCCTGACAAAAATTGCATCCCTGTTGTGGAAACCTTACCCAAATATGTAACCTGCAAAGAAGAGCAAAGATAGGTGAAAACACAGAAGGCAGACTGGTGGTACTTTCTGCCATCCCAGGGAGtttcactgggaaaataaaagcacctaagtttatttaaaataaaatctacctAAGTTTAATCACATcatctctctgctttcctgtcTAGTCCTTTTGAGTAAATATCCTGGTAGCCAATCAGCAGAGGAAAGCAAGGTGGTTTTAGTGTATTTACAGTAATTTATTCACCAAATATCAAATTTACTAGGAGGTCCACATCAAAATTCTGTATTAAGCCTGTGCAGAAACATTCCCCTAAATCTGGGCAGCTACTAATGAGGCTTCCTTCCACTTACAGCTGAATGGAAGATTATTTTATCTgggaaaagtgtttttctctaGGAAAGACAGGTCAATGCCACATAAATGCAATTATGAAGATTATTCTATTTATTGCTGTTGTCAGGATGGTGCACTTAAGAACAACTATATGAAAGCAAAACTGTTCCTGGTTTATCTCTTGCAACAGTAACTGCTTGAGACAGACTCTTTTAACCCTTGCTTGATGTCTTACAACTTCCTCTACATTTTACTCAAGGCATTTGGAGGAAAGAAGTAATCACATGCACTTTCCAAActaatttcttcaaaattctgTATTAAACACACAGTACaggttatttttatgttgtaaATGTGTTaagaaatgtaaaggaaaaacatggaatttccacatttaaaaacattaaaaaatcataaCCACAAGAAATATGGGATTTGTAATCCACGCAAACAAacttttccacaagaaaaagaTTTTGCTGCAAGCTTGCTTCATACATTTTGTTAAACTCGGAGGCCTAAATTAAGCCATAATTAAGGAATAAAGCTTACAAAACTTTATTGGAAGTCTGTGTGGCTTAATCATGCTTGccaaaaaagcaatttcataGCACTGACATTTCAAAATGGGAAGTCTTATTCTTTGCCTATAAATATTCATGACTTGCACTGGGAATATGTTGAATCTTATaaagctttctattttttttggAACAGTGGGAAACACAACAGCTAGAACAGTTAACAAGGCAAGACCTACCAGTGTTttgccttattttattttattagtgaTGAGAGTCAAGTTCCCTAAAGGACTGtagaaaaacttaaaagaaaacctCAGAGTTCACAGTGCCAACTAAACACATACAAACAGCACATACAGGACCAAAGAGGAATGTGTCTGCAGCATACTGGGGGGTATTTCAACATATATCCAAAGTCAGATTGCTTTGAACAGAGCAAGATCACTGCACAAATCTGCACATTCAATATATTCTCCAAAGGTTCATTCAGCAGTTTCACAGTCATATGTCAATAACAAAAGACAAACACTGTAAACTGACACTTGGGGTCAAATTCAAAGCCCAGTGCAGCATCAGAAGGCCTTCAGTAACTTCAAAGAGATTTGCACAAAGACTTTAAACCCTGAGGAACAGAGAAATAGCCTCTTGCTCATGCACTTTGTCACTGCCCAAATAGAACTTTGAGCTCCTGTCCGCAGGAGAGAGCAGCCACCACTgcaacattttttccctcagctgctgtttgGAGAAGCCCAGTGTCACCTGGAGACCACAGAAATCAGCACCTCTCATGAGTGCTCAAGAGGGGATGCAGGGTATTGTTTCACTCCTGGCTTGTCCTAAAGAtgaagctgctgccagctcatgagctgccctgagcagcagcatgaggatggggagaggggaggaaagcAAAGGCATCTCTATTCCAGGCAGTCAGCgttgctgagctctgtgctgcaaattcaccacagcacacagcatCAGCTTCTGAGCATGGACAACTCCCAAGTGATGCTCGGacacctgcagcagccaaggAGCAAGATCAGAGTAAGCTGTCACACAGCAGCATAAACTGAATTTAATGATCTCTGCAGCAGCTAACTGCAACCCCCTTGTTGGCCATCAATCCATGTGTGGCCTTCTTAAGAGTGaagttacaaaaaaattatgtatttcccTAAAATAAGGTAgttgtattttaagaaaaaaaaaccaactaaaaaaCAGTGAATTACTCTGCAGCCAATGCAAAAGTAACTAATAATAAGGATGGAATTCTGGCTTGTTTACCAAAAGGGATGTACTGGTCTGATTTACTGTCCCAGTTCTGTCATGGTATAACTGTGTAGGAACCTTTGGAAAGTTGCTTCTTTTAACATCACTTTGAACCTCCATtatataaatttcattttcctttgagcATACatccataaatatttataaggCGCTTAGACATTACAATAAGGAGTTCACAGGAAAGAGTAAACGAAACCTCAACTGTAGAGTTGCCCCTGCACTGTGTCTTATATAGAAACATCTACACCTACTAGTGCCGttacttttcagttttttacaggaatgatttttttttttcctagttgaGCTACAAGCATCTGACAAGAGTAGCATCACTGAAGCTCTTGGTGAAGACAGCTGTCTAACATTTCATCACAGCATGG
The Parus major isolate Abel chromosome 9, Parus_major1.1, whole genome shotgun sequence DNA segment above includes these coding regions:
- the PID1 gene encoding PTB-containing, cubilin and LRP1-interacting protein → MHFQTMLKTKLNVLTLRKEPLPTVIFHEPEAIELCTTTPLMKTRTHTGCKVTYLGKVSTTGMQFLSGCTEKPVIELWKKHTLTREDVYPANALLEIRPFQVWLHHLDLKGEATVHMDTFQVARIAYCTADHNVSPNIFAWVYREINDDLSYQMDCHAVECESKLEAKKLAHAMMEAFKKTFHSMKSDGRIHRNSSSEEVSHEFESDDG